A window of the Rhodoferax sp. GW822-FHT02A01 genome harbors these coding sequences:
- a CDS encoding acyltransferase encodes MVKNIQALRGIAVMLVLLSHLTVIEQKYFSGNHLLPEFLSIGISGVDIFFVISGFVMVSVTRGWHSKVRLSALFLYNRLSRIFPMYWFYSVIVLGVFWLQPTLVNSAQGNQIRIWESFLLLPLPQGTYPLLGVGWSLIHEMYFYLVFAVLLLFPQRFLNVTLCLWAVAVPLFFASQWGARVPLVQLVTHPLTCEFIAGCWIGLAATRSVLRYAKSALWLALAWWVVAYAIFATHIGWGMAPVDWRRLPVFGIPAALLCYGLVAVERAGSLLPAWLRSIGDSSYSIYLSHVLVISALGRLWGVLKVGSNELNGLALVCVFLCALIAGHISYRMLELPLHNRTRRQSIGLNVKPVT; translated from the coding sequence ATGGTTAAAAATATTCAAGCCCTGAGAGGCATTGCCGTCATGCTGGTGTTGCTGTCGCATCTTACGGTGATCGAGCAGAAATACTTTTCTGGCAATCATCTGCTGCCAGAGTTCTTGTCAATCGGAATCTCAGGTGTGGACATCTTCTTTGTGATTTCTGGGTTTGTAATGGTTTCGGTCACCCGGGGGTGGCACTCAAAGGTGCGATTGTCCGCGCTCTTTTTGTACAACCGGCTTTCGCGCATATTTCCGATGTACTGGTTCTATAGCGTCATCGTGCTTGGCGTATTCTGGTTGCAGCCTACGTTGGTAAACAGTGCGCAGGGTAACCAGATCCGGATTTGGGAGTCGTTTCTGCTTCTGCCCTTGCCGCAGGGGACCTATCCATTGTTGGGCGTGGGTTGGAGCTTGATTCACGAGATGTATTTCTATCTGGTGTTTGCCGTCCTGCTTCTGTTTCCACAGCGTTTTCTGAACGTGACCCTGTGCCTTTGGGCTGTCGCAGTTCCACTGTTTTTCGCCTCGCAATGGGGAGCCCGGGTGCCCTTGGTGCAACTTGTGACACACCCATTGACTTGTGAGTTCATTGCAGGATGCTGGATCGGGCTTGCGGCGACGCGTTCTGTGCTCCGATATGCAAAATCAGCGTTGTGGCTGGCGCTAGCTTGGTGGGTGGTGGCCTATGCCATTTTTGCAACGCATATTGGCTGGGGAATGGCTCCAGTTGATTGGCGACGCCTACCTGTATTTGGTATTCCAGCGGCACTTCTGTGCTACGGTCTCGTGGCAGTGGAACGGGCTGGAAGTCTGCTTCCAGCTTGGTTGCGTTCGATTGGCGACAGCTCGTATTCAATCTATCTGTCGCACGTGCTCGTCATCTCTGCCTTGGGCAGACTCTGGGGCGTTTTGAAAGTAGGAAGCAACGAGTTGAATGGTCTGGCACTTGTGTGCGTATTCCTATGCGCTCTGATCGCGGGACATATCAGCTACCGCATGCTGGAGTTGCCACTGCACAACCGAACCCGCAGGCAATCAATAGGCCTCAATGTCAAACCAGTGACTTAG
- a CDS encoding DUF2252 domain-containing protein, translating into MATDAVVQIRSFNAGRDPQRLAMKYQKMRASTFAFLRATCHLFYQRLATQERLKDAPLVWACGDLHLENFGSYKGSNGQVYFDLNDFDEAALAPANWDLVRMLASIEIGAMDAGLKSKRAQVLCQAFVQAYAEALSLGKSYWLERETATGPIHHLLSDLRERKRSAFLDTRTDVRGGKRAIRLDGKKALPASAQERKHVKALISSYASTLSTPGFYRVLDVARRIAGTGSLGLERYMVLVQGKGGVDGNYLLDLKRAVPSSLTPYLKTKQPRWPSEGQRVVTLQQRIQAVPMAFLNSIEDAKASYVLRALQPSEDRIRISESTLAPGGQEDLIHAMGQMVAWAHLRTCARQGSAGADELIAFGKRKAWRSPLLASAKRCAQQVRQDAVLFNQAYDRGEFDVHSS; encoded by the coding sequence ATGGCCACTGACGCCGTGGTCCAGATCAGGAGCTTCAACGCAGGGCGCGACCCGCAGCGCCTGGCGATGAAGTACCAGAAGATGCGCGCCAGCACCTTCGCTTTTTTGCGCGCTACCTGCCACCTGTTTTACCAGCGGCTTGCAACGCAGGAGCGGCTGAAGGATGCGCCTCTGGTCTGGGCTTGCGGCGATCTGCATCTGGAAAACTTCGGCAGCTACAAGGGCAGCAACGGCCAAGTCTATTTCGACCTGAACGACTTCGACGAAGCCGCACTGGCGCCAGCCAACTGGGATCTGGTGCGCATGTTGGCCAGCATTGAAATCGGCGCCATGGACGCAGGCCTCAAGTCCAAGCGGGCGCAAGTGCTGTGCCAGGCTTTTGTGCAGGCCTATGCCGAGGCGCTCAGCCTGGGCAAGTCCTACTGGCTGGAACGCGAGACAGCCACGGGCCCGATTCATCATTTGTTATCCGATCTGCGTGAGCGCAAACGCAGCGCGTTTCTGGACACGCGCACCGATGTCCGTGGGGGCAAGCGCGCCATACGGCTGGACGGCAAGAAGGCCCTGCCAGCGAGCGCGCAGGAGCGCAAGCATGTCAAGGCACTCATCTCCTCGTATGCATCAACACTGTCCACTCCAGGCTTCTACCGCGTGCTGGACGTGGCGCGACGCATCGCGGGAACCGGCAGCCTGGGTCTGGAGCGCTACATGGTGCTGGTGCAGGGCAAGGGCGGCGTGGATGGCAACTACCTGCTGGACCTCAAGCGCGCGGTGCCTTCCTCGCTCACTCCGTATCTGAAGACAAAACAGCCGCGCTGGCCCAGTGAGGGGCAAAGGGTGGTGACACTGCAGCAGCGCATACAGGCCGTGCCCATGGCCTTCCTGAATTCCATTGAAGATGCAAAGGCCTCCTACGTGTTGCGCGCCCTGCAACCCTCGGAAGATCGCATCCGCATTTCGGAGTCCACACTGGCACCCGGTGGGCAGGAAGATCTGATCCATGCCATGGGCCAGATGGTTGCCTGGGCCCACCTGCGCACCTGTGCCCGCCAAGGCTCTGCCGGTGCGGACGAATTGATCGCCTTTGGTAAACGCAAGGCATGGCGCTCGCCGCTGCTGGCAAGCGCCAAGCGCTGTGCCCAGCAGGTGCGCCAGGACGCCGTTCTGTTCAACCAGGCCTACGACCGTGGGGAGTTCGATGTCCACTCCAGCTGA
- a CDS encoding SulP family inorganic anion transporter: MSTPAEVVAQPAPRWRDLVAGLCVAGLLLPEAVAYAGLAHLPVTHALTAVLVGLALYALFGGSRFAIVSPTSSTATLVAAAAVSVSGSTVLQDGAAYVQAVLALVLLCGVMLILLAFAKQGQLSSFISRPVLKGFAFALAISIAVKQLPDAFGFPLPAQLVTDPVHVLYFTLGHMELWHGPSVAIAVAATLLIAALHRKPQIPASLLVIVLAIAAAYLGNLKALGVQEIGAIEAVTLQFGFPDLSMPQWMRAGELAFGLVMLVFAESWGSMRPMALAHGDTLDANRELLVVGACNTASALLHGMPVGAGFSATSANAAAGAVSRKSGAVALVAVLATLIFALPALHYLPRPVLAVAVISALWHALSIKPLISLWRMNRDRVLLVGAALAVLFLGVLDGMLASVGLSIVIALNRFSQPVVHELGELGSSRNFVDIHVQQGALAKPGLLILRPEEPLFFASAERVTAEIGKLLRARPGVKAVILSLEESGDLDSTAVDCLVELDQQLKSLGTTLYIARAKTTVRSLLANWDPSGLGQEQRMFWSVADAVEFAQQR, translated from the coding sequence ATGTCCACTCCAGCTGAGGTGGTGGCACAGCCCGCACCACGCTGGCGCGACCTGGTTGCCGGCTTGTGCGTAGCCGGCCTGCTGCTGCCCGAAGCGGTCGCCTACGCAGGCCTGGCCCATCTTCCGGTGACGCACGCCCTGACGGCCGTGCTGGTGGGTTTGGCGCTTTATGCGCTTTTTGGCGGTAGCCGCTTTGCCATTGTTTCCCCGACGTCCAGCACGGCCACACTGGTTGCAGCGGCGGCCGTGTCCGTAAGCGGGAGCACCGTACTGCAAGATGGCGCGGCCTATGTGCAGGCCGTGTTGGCACTGGTGCTGCTGTGTGGCGTGATGCTGATCCTGCTGGCCTTTGCCAAGCAGGGACAACTGTCGTCCTTCATCTCGCGCCCGGTACTCAAGGGCTTTGCCTTTGCCCTGGCAATTTCCATTGCGGTGAAGCAACTGCCCGACGCATTCGGTTTTCCATTACCGGCCCAACTGGTCACGGACCCGGTCCATGTCCTGTACTTCACGCTGGGCCACATGGAACTCTGGCATGGCCCCAGCGTGGCCATTGCCGTGGCCGCTACGCTGCTCATCGCTGCCTTGCATCGCAAACCGCAGATTCCCGCTTCGCTGCTGGTGATCGTGCTGGCCATTGCGGCGGCCTATCTGGGGAACCTGAAGGCGCTGGGGGTGCAGGAAATCGGCGCCATAGAGGCGGTTACCCTGCAGTTTGGCTTTCCTGATCTGAGCATGCCCCAGTGGATGCGCGCTGGTGAACTGGCATTCGGGCTGGTCATGCTGGTGTTTGCCGAGTCCTGGGGCAGCATGCGTCCCATGGCACTTGCGCATGGCGACACGCTGGATGCCAACCGCGAGTTGCTGGTGGTGGGAGCGTGCAATACAGCCTCCGCACTGCTGCATGGGATGCCAGTGGGCGCCGGCTTTTCCGCGACCTCGGCCAATGCGGCTGCCGGCGCAGTTTCCAGAAAATCCGGCGCCGTGGCGCTGGTGGCAGTGCTTGCCACGCTGATCTTTGCCCTGCCCGCCCTGCACTACCTGCCCCGACCCGTGCTGGCCGTGGCCGTCATCAGTGCGCTGTGGCATGCGCTGTCCATCAAGCCCTTGATCAGCCTCTGGCGTATGAACCGCGACCGGGTGCTGCTGGTGGGTGCGGCACTGGCCGTGCTGTTTCTGGGCGTGCTGGACGGCATGCTGGCATCGGTGGGGCTGTCCATCGTGATTGCATTGAACCGCTTCAGCCAGCCCGTGGTACATGAGCTGGGGGAGCTGGGCAGCTCACGCAACTTTGTCGATATCCATGTGCAGCAAGGTGCCCTCGCAAAACCGGGGCTGCTCATTCTGCGCCCGGAGGAGCCCCTGTTTTTTGCCAGCGCCGAGCGCGTCACCGCCGAGATCGGCAAGTTGCTGCGTGCCCGGCCAGGCGTGAAAGCCGTCATCCTCAGCCTGGAGGAAAGCGGCGACCTCGACAGCACCGCGGTGGACTGCCTGGTGGAGCTGGATCAGCAACTCAAGTCCCTGGGCACCACGCTCTACATCGCCCGAGCCAAGACCACCGTGCGCAGCTTGCTGGCCAACTGGGACCCATCAGGTTTGGGCCAGGAGCAGCGCATGTTCTGGAGCGTTGCTGACGCAGTCGAGTTTGCACAGCAACGCTGA
- a CDS encoding CHAT domain-containing protein produces the protein MRSITCLLACGLVVLGTWTTGAHAALSGNEQVSLAGRGAFDELVKGLQAQANAGPMKVADWHALCYGYFKLKRYDQINKCLDSLEAALTTARDKRTRLFGLDDATPTAFLMRAETALELGQYDNAVQQAQHARDWYKQDGESEKDILIQALAVQAIALKNLNKRYQADGLLGEIRRVPVSVLGDDEAIGAKSLAQARVSMSLGYWPEALDALALDKTLPLRKFLDNLATGAFLRNENNWVWIELPRAYMENKALLELGERERARRGFESMLKIPQIAANSEIHWMVLADYGDILEKEKSHDQAIEAYRKALTIIESQRASINTEANKIGFIGDKQDVYAKLVALLFSQGRYPEALEVVERSKSRALVDMLASKQRFGAPAGERQQDANIAQALAEVNQKDVQLREQSLSRVRSVESAERGVQSVRMPAELRGLVSVKALRPEEIQALLSADETLLAYFAHGGDMFVLVVQREGITAQKIDSTDLEKDVRRLRASISKRLDVQPLLNAMYQRLIAPVASRIRTPKLTIVAHGALHYLPFAALMDGDQYLVDRYSIRMLPSASVLQFLRPHRSNDAGQSLVLGNPDLHNPDMDLPGAQNEAQTVASLLATPNLLLRDRATKEAFTRLAPSAKYVHVASHGEFDAQQPLASALLLSAPQGQDNRLTVSDMYELGLDAELVTLSACETGLGAVGSGDDVVGLTRGLLYAGASSVVTSLWKVDDESTGQLMAQMYRNLAKNTPDEALRGAQLETRKKFPHPYYWAAFYLTGMH, from the coding sequence ATGCGCTCCATCACATGCCTTCTGGCCTGCGGCCTCGTGGTCCTGGGCACCTGGACCACGGGTGCCCACGCGGCGCTCAGCGGCAACGAGCAGGTTTCGCTGGCGGGACGGGGCGCGTTTGACGAGCTGGTGAAGGGTCTGCAGGCGCAGGCCAATGCCGGGCCCATGAAAGTGGCGGATTGGCATGCGCTGTGTTATGGCTACTTCAAACTCAAACGCTACGACCAGATCAACAAATGCCTGGACTCGCTCGAAGCCGCGCTCACCACGGCACGGGACAAGAGAACCCGCTTGTTCGGTCTGGACGACGCCACGCCTACGGCCTTCCTGATGCGCGCCGAGACGGCGCTTGAACTCGGACAGTACGACAACGCGGTGCAGCAGGCACAGCACGCGCGCGACTGGTACAAGCAGGATGGGGAAAGTGAAAAGGACATCCTCATCCAGGCATTGGCCGTGCAGGCCATTGCGCTCAAGAACCTGAACAAGCGCTATCAGGCCGATGGTCTGCTGGGAGAAATCCGCAGAGTCCCAGTCAGCGTGCTGGGCGATGACGAAGCCATAGGTGCCAAGTCCCTGGCACAGGCCCGGGTGAGCATGTCCCTGGGTTACTGGCCGGAAGCACTGGATGCGTTGGCATTGGACAAGACCCTGCCATTGCGCAAGTTTCTGGACAACCTGGCCACCGGCGCCTTCCTGCGCAATGAAAACAACTGGGTCTGGATTGAGCTGCCGCGCGCCTACATGGAAAACAAGGCCTTGCTCGAATTGGGCGAGCGCGAACGTGCCAGGCGCGGGTTTGAATCCATGCTGAAGATTCCTCAGATCGCGGCCAATAGCGAAATCCACTGGATGGTGCTGGCCGACTACGGCGACATCCTCGAAAAGGAAAAGTCCCACGACCAGGCCATAGAAGCCTACCGCAAGGCACTTACCATCATCGAGAGTCAACGTGCCAGCATCAACACCGAGGCCAACAAGATCGGCTTCATAGGCGACAAGCAGGATGTGTATGCCAAGCTGGTGGCACTGCTCTTCAGCCAAGGCCGCTACCCCGAAGCGCTGGAAGTGGTGGAACGCAGCAAGTCACGGGCACTGGTGGACATGCTGGCCAGCAAGCAGCGCTTTGGCGCGCCTGCCGGCGAACGGCAGCAGGACGCCAACATTGCGCAGGCGCTGGCCGAGGTGAACCAAAAAGACGTGCAGCTGCGCGAACAGTCCTTGTCCCGTGTGCGCAGTGTCGAATCTGCCGAACGCGGTGTGCAGTCGGTTCGCATGCCCGCCGAGTTGCGTGGCCTGGTATCGGTCAAGGCACTGAGGCCGGAGGAAATCCAGGCCTTGCTGTCGGCGGATGAAACCTTGCTGGCCTATTTTGCGCATGGCGGCGACATGTTCGTACTGGTGGTGCAACGAGAAGGTATTACCGCCCAGAAGATTGACAGCACCGACCTGGAAAAAGACGTCCGCAGGTTGCGCGCCAGCATCAGCAAACGACTGGATGTGCAACCTCTGTTGAACGCCATGTACCAGCGGCTGATAGCGCCCGTCGCCAGCCGCATCCGTACGCCCAAGCTGACCATCGTGGCCCATGGCGCGCTGCATTACCTGCCCTTTGCCGCACTGATGGATGGTGACCAGTACCTGGTAGACCGGTATTCCATCCGCATGCTGCCCAGTGCCAGCGTGCTGCAGTTCCTGCGACCCCATCGCTCCAATGACGCAGGCCAGAGCCTGGTCCTGGGCAACCCGGACCTGCACAACCCCGACATGGATTTGCCCGGTGCGCAAAATGAAGCACAGACGGTCGCCAGTCTTCTGGCCACACCCAATCTGCTGCTCAGGGACAGGGCCACCAAGGAGGCTTTCACCCGTCTGGCGCCCTCTGCCAAATATGTGCATGTGGCATCCCACGGCGAGTTTGACGCCCAACAGCCGCTGGCCTCCGCCTTGCTGTTGTCGGCACCCCAAGGGCAGGACAACCGCCTCACCGTTTCCGACATGTATGAACTGGGCCTGGATGCCGAGCTGGTCACCCTGTCGGCCTGCGAGACCGGCCTGGGTGCGGTGGGCAGCGGAGACGATGTGGTCGGGCTGACGCGTGGCCTGCTCTATGCCGGCGCCAGCTCGGTCGTGACATCTTTATGGAAGGTGGATGACGAGTCCACCGGACAGCTCATGGCCCAGATGTACCGTAATTTGGCAAAGAACACGCCAGATGAGGCCCTGCGAGGCGCACAATTGGAGACCCGCAAAAAGTTTCCCCATCCCTACTATTGGGCAGCTTTTTATCTGACTGGCATGCATTGA